Part of the Plasmodium vinckei vinckei genome assembly, chromosome: PVVCY_13 genome, AAATGCACACCAAGTattaattgaaaataatattcctttttataataaaaaaataaaataaaatttaaaaaagtaatgaAACTAAagtgatatatttttactccTTTTCTCCTTTCACATTAATAtgcattttaaataattttgcatgtttttatttcaaaaatttacataattgttatataattaagcttccaaatatttacaaaaaactaacgcatattttatttcatggTACCTTTttgcataaataaatacatatattgttgtaacaatatatatggtaatatttatatttttttcacaatGTAAAAGTTATACTTATATGTGTTTAATAAGCAAAATTACATATAGCATTAAAAAAGccacacaaaaaaaaaacgaaataaagaaatggaaaattaagcaatataaaatgaaagtGTTACATATAGGGGATGTACtaaaatcatttattatccatatgcattaaaattaacaaaaataaaatataacacAGTGTGAtagtaataaaacaataatatatacataatagtTGAGTAAttctaataaaaaaactacTTTATCAATATTTAGGAGGAGTATAATTCATGAAAATGCGTACAAACGTACacatatgtaaataaatatatgataattaACAAATTGGGTTAATTATGTTTGTTTGcacaaataattaatatcaaaataaagattTTAACTGTGAGAAATAAGgcaaatacatattttttatttttataaatattaaaaaatgcacGTTAAATTTGGGTACTTAATTTCCCTTATTCTAaaatatgtgcatatatatatgtttatttttgtaatccATTTTCAAAAGATGTTGTATAATATAGGAACGAGTATATCATTCctcatttaataaatttctGCCATTAAAATCGCTCTTTAAGTCTTTTAGCAAGTATGTTCAGTttgttgaaaatttttCCTTGAGTTGATCCAAGAATTAAACTACATATAGAATATCTAGCCATtttgatattattaaaactacctagtatatgtattttatcACCTGCTATTACTATTCTTGTTTTTGTTGCATTTTCAATAGCATATTTAGTTGATCCGTTACTACCACATATTCTACCAATGCATCGAGATAAATGATCtccttttaatattttaacatCCTTTATTTGAAAACTTTCAATGTATAAATCATCGATTCTTAATAATGCTAAAGCATCTTCAATACTAAATCCAAGTAAATATGCTTTAATATAATCTGAggatttttgtaaattatttttatcctCTGTTAATTTGCATGTTCTCACTTCTATTTTATCTTTGTTCATACGTATttctaattttaaatttgttacaattggttttattaattcaagccaattattttttactgaTGATATTCTTTGTCTAGGTATAGTTATAATTCTCATTTCATTCTTATTAATAGAactatcattattttttttaatatttttaaatattaatttgttttttacttttttattattatctatatCGTTATCTtgcaatatattttctaagGTCAAAACGTTTCGTGTTTCTTCCCCATTCATGCCGTTATCATTTTCCTCAAATTTTTCTAAtgctatatttttcctATCATCCCGTGTAGTCActgaatttttaataatccTTTTCGTCATTTTGGCGcctttaaatatgtatttatcaatatatatatttatttatttgtttaatgGTCATATAAATAGCAAATTGTAACTTCTTTTATGTACTAAGCTTTAAATGCTATTTCTTCAGTCCCATTTAATTgagtatttttatttttaaagaattatgcaaaaaattgtatgtataattatattgtgATAAGAAGCATGAATATTTCAATTTTCTatcattttaaaatatatataatatgtattataaattatattgaatttttaagaaaaataaatgactttgtaaattttaaaacccacagaaaattattcatacaattttttattaaaaaaatatattacttttaaatttattaattaaaatttatttccattGTTCTACAGTTATacgttaaaaaataatatactatattatccatttatatactaatttattcatttattttttgatatgcattctttttttaaaaatatttttattctctATATATGCCCTTTGGCGACAGTATATATAGGCGTTCCAATTGCTGCTacaccaaaaaaaatttataagtgataataaatactacaaaattaattatgttatgataaaaataaataaaaaattaataaaacaaaaattatttacaaaataaaaaaacaatattaaaaaaacatcaaTAATCAGGTAAAAGTATTCCTTTATGtaattgataataatttaaggTATAAATTGCCGTGTAATCTTTTGCGAAAAATACAACTGCATTGATATATAGTCCTATACtgaatttgttttttacttggtattttttctttataaataaatatattattaagtagtataatataataggGTAACATTTTAAGGATATTATCCAacaattgtaaaaaataagtagtagttatgtatatataaaaatattattaagtCCTTCATTTCATTGGAATCTATTTTGGTCATAAACTTTCaaagtttttttataaatttgtaccatttatatatatattttttaatattacatAATTAGTAAGAAATGCCACCGAAacatatgatatattttatgccCCTCGTATGTTTAAATTGTGAATACTAAAAGGGTAAATGAAATTTAAAATCGTTATtaagtttataaaaaaataaataatgtaagATAAAAGACAAAAACTATATAGAATAAACAATCTGTTGTAATTGTGAAAAAATGGTTATATAATTCACATAGtaaatcataaaataattggCTATAGTATAGCCAATTAAAATCGAAAACTGCCTCTTAATGGGAggcttaaaaaaaaattaagtgAAACCAccaaattaaattaaatctTCAATGAATAGTATACAAATTATGGCAAACACAATATGCTTTGTTCTTCGGCACCCCTTTTTATATGCACACACTCTTTACTGAACCAAATGAAGATAAGAAAAAAGAGCGTTTGCAAAAATATCTGACTTAAAAGAATAACTAATCAACATTTTTAAGACgtcattataaatattttttgatatatttattatttctgagttagatattttattctcATCATGTTTTTTCAAACAATATAATACTTTCATTACTTTTTGAAAACATATAGaattttcatcataatgtttttttgtattcATTATGTTACAAATATAcaactttttaataaaaatttttatttcaataattttgattttctcataactttttaaataaaaagttgCTATGTTATgtttttccattttgttatgcatatattcgCTAAGGAATAATAAGTCATTGTagcttttaaaaatgttctTGCTTTTAAGaagcatttttattttatgcttAAATAAGTAAACCTTTAAATTCAAATTCTCACAATTGGTATTATCACTGTTAACATTATTGTTGTCTTCCgatgcatttttttgtgcGCACTTTTCAAAATGATCTgttgttttctttttttcatgaAATAGGAAATTTTCTTTAGtgatttctttatatttgtctggattattttctattaatGGATATTTGGACTCATTagattttaataaaaaaaattgattaATGTTAACGtattcatttttgttaGTGCTCTTACTTAATCCACATAAAACTGCactcatattattattaactTTGTTAACCCCATTACCCATTTTCGAAAAATTGGCTATCGACCGGtttctttcattttccAAGTAACCCAATGTATTGTAACAAAattcacaaaaaaaaaaatacctATAGTTTTTTGCTTCGTTTCTATTAATTActatattataatgatttgttaaattataattaaaacataaagaatttgaaaaaatataaatattattatcagtATCTTTTATAGAATCCCATGAAACTGTTTCACATTCCTCACAAAATGCAtgatcaaaaaaattaggtatatttaaatacacATAAGGCATTATAAGATTAATGTTTGTATAAAAcataatgtttttattgCATACTTTGCATTGTATTatgttttcttttaattttagcATATTGTCTAATTCtctatttttacatatatcaaaaaaactggtattttttctatttacaattatttctactaataatattatactcaattttttatttatcacAAAATTAATTGATTTAATCTTcccatttattattgttaacATGGAAGGtagcattatatatttacacaattttttttttttctcttttaaTTGTACATTTATCTTTTTACTAAATTCGCCTTTACTAAAAATTTCTTGCATTTCTAACATACTAGTTAAATCACAAAACTGATTATTTTcgaattttttgtttttattttcctcaTTTTTCTCATTTAATGCTTGAACTGTACTTATTTTcgtttcatttttattattgccACCATGTATGTCATTTGGTTTTATTTCTACAAATCGTTTTTTCGCTTCATTTCCATTTTCTGTTTTCgtatttatacatttatctgcacatatatttttgtcatttcctaaatttttatactctggaaaatatatatcctccttttttataggtttattacatttcaaaaaatttggactattattatattttttataaacatctttttcatatatttcacGTTTTTCATTATGTTCGCTTTTTTCTATATGAACAGAATTGTCTTTCCCTTTGTTAACAGAATAGTTGACGTAGTTtaattgaatttttttggAGGGGAAAACATTTTGTGCTCCATCATTTCCACCTTTTATAGAAGGTTCAGCATTATATGAGTTATTTTTGTctgaacatttttttattgataatattttttgatcaTATTCACaatcatttttatgattatatataagcGTGAATTTaactttatataaatgaaaatttttaatatttttttgttttttgatTATAATAGAAGCTTTAACATGATTTAAAGCAACTTTGGAAGTGAGTAAATAGTTAATAAACGATTTTGTGAAAATATCGAATTGGATATTTAGTGACACAATATTTTGCTTGATATAATATTCAgcatatttcattattaaatacacgcatcaaaaaacaaaaaaccATAATAATACTAAATTGGCGAACGagattaaaattaaatgcaaaaaaggataatatatgctatttatcgaaaaaaacactttatttataataaagtaaacctacatatattttttgggtACTATACACAGAAATAATGttacatataaatgatCTATTAtgttaattaatttttcattacaataatttaatttatgttgtatttattttttaaaatttggaGTTCTAAATAATACtacttttctttatatCCAATCTATTTTTTCGATCTTATGTTATATATCCTGCGAATAACATCTTTGCTATctctattatttattatttttttttacaatttggctatgaatatgtttatatttttctttttttttataggaaacaattttataattgaccgcaattttttttcacccATTGCTTCTATATATCACATAtacacataaataatatagtattggttttttcattttttccattttaattcatttaattcatatcatttgaaatattgtttatgaattatattaaacaaTATAAGCGCATTTGTATCTCACatctaaataaaattataattctattcatcaaataataatttattatattaccaaaaatagtaacaatataaaccaaataaaaagaagatgaaaaaaaataactacttttataattattatatagtaTTTTAAGAGTTATTTTTGTGGTGTTCTTTGTGTGTATCTAATTAAAGACCAGTGTTCACAATATTATACATCAATTTTTTAGGAAAATGACGGATCAAAATGTGTTCGtgataatatagaaaatttacattttcaaaGGAAGTaatcaaatataaataattgtaatgaaaattaatatttaaaaaatatgtattgaATAATTCGGTCTTTAAATGTATAGTTGTTCTATTAGTAAATgcttcatataaaaaagttacTAGTTGTATATTTAGCAACATAAACCCAATAAATTATGTGTAATATGTACTTTAAAGAGGagaacaaatataataagcAAATTAGATGCCCCCTTATAAAATTTgcttatttgaaaatataaaattaggtgcaaattattacatatattatatatataattacaaCATTTTAAGTGAATTCTTTATAGGTGTATATGATTTAGTATAAAACAATTactatgtattatatatatatttttttagtgtaacccataaaaatatactaaaACAACATAGATTATaagtttatttaaataatgaaaaaaatgattattatatattaaaaaaaaaattaaaaattgttcGCCATTTCTGAATTATTAAATcttaattttgaaaaaaaaaaaaatagctagctatacacttattttttttaatattaaaaattaacattattaatttttataagtatagaccccaattttttttttaatatatatataattgtataCAACTTTTTTAGAACAAAATTCAGTAacaacatataatatatatacatctATGCTTAGCAATGTTTTCTATACTATATATGTGCacgtaaatatataaataaactataagtatatatttaataataattatcaatgttatttgatttttattattaccaaTATAATGATTATTTGCTTGATATATCTTGTACcccaaaatataaatataagccAAATATAATTGCATCACATATAGATGATCtatgcataaaaaaattacaacgaagaaatattgttaaaaaattctaAGAATATAtcttgaaaaaaaaacaaagttAATGTTCTaactatatttatgaataactaaattatattcatttattatagttatttattcatttgcCTCGAtattttgctttttttattaaattgttttattcaTGCATATATCCATAGAAATTTGATGATTCCGATGCATAGAAtcgtatattttattaatagtgaaacttatataaattatcaaaTAACATGAAAAACATAACTTATTTGTCTTTTGTACTGCTAATGCAGTACTCGTTTATCGCGTGGAACCATGATAAGgttactaaaaaaaatatatataaatgcatgataaaataaatgtgtgcacaaattaatattatccaatacatttataaaattgtttgaatcataataaaagtattaaatgtgataaaataaaaaaacaccAAACtgaatattattgttatatttcatttttatattatatttttttctttatagaaaaacaccaatttattaaatgaaaCATGTGAGGCTTTCCAATTCTTCCCTTTAAACaatctaaaaaataatagtggCAATAGAATTTTATATGAACTTAACAACCCTCTACATAACATTAGAAATAAAGCGCCATTGGGCAATTTTGGATTAAAAGACAATGGTAATTTGATGGGTAaagattatatattatctgAAAATTATAGTAGTAGTAGTAAccgaaaaaatgaaagaaatGTTTTGGATAACCCTGTACCAGTGCCAGAACAAAAGAATGGAGAGGTAAGTTATAAagattattttgataatcATCAGACTAGTGAATGTAAGCAAAAAGAGAAAACTGAAGTTCATGCTTGGGTTTGtgatgagaaaaaaaagaattgcGCGCCAAGTCGAAGAATCAATTTATGTACTAATAGATTAGAGATAATTCCCaataaaatagaaataaCGGATTATGAAATGAAAGAATCATTAATGgactattttaaaaaatttatatatgaagaTGCAGCAAATGAAGGAAAAttgttattaaataaatatgatgacaaaaacaataatgaatattgtAATGATATGGTTAACAGTTTTGgggattataaaaatattgttgaAGGTACAGGCTTAACAAATGTAGCAAATGCAAATTTGttagaattaaaaattcaaaatatatttggaGCCGATGACAATGCTAAAAGAGATAGAAAAATTTGGTGGAAGCGCCATGAAAATGTTATATGGAAGGCTATGGTATTAGGAAAAGATTTTAATGAAGAATCAAagtatgaaaatatttgtactaattataaaatagaaGATTATCATTTACAAATTGAAAGATGGGCTAGAGAATGGATTCATGAATTCAgtatacaatattttaaagaggcaaataaaataaataataaatgtattaaGAAAAGTAATATATTCACAGAAAGTGTATGCACTGATACTGATTGTAAAATTGCATGTAATGCTTATGAGATATggataaatgaaaatagaTTTAAATGGAATACATTATTACAAAGTTTTGCGAATTTTAAAAAcgattatttttatgacgAAACTTGTAAAGATAAAGCATATAATTCTTTAATGATAGAATTTAAAGAATCATACGAAGTTAACTTTGAAAATGTTATTAATCTTGATGATGATCATTATACAGGATCGTGTGTTTGTTCTTCTActaaagataataatactGTTATTAAGAATAGTTTGAGTTCCGATCCCACTATCGAAAGTACAAAACTCACAGATCAATCAcaaaatgatttattaCCTCCATCTAGTACTAACACAGTACCTGATTTGTTTAAAGACgatgatgatgatgaaGAATTAAACTTATTATCACACCATAATGCTGACAGTCAAGATTCGAGCAATATCATACCTACTGAACAGATTACTGTTAATAACGAGCAAAGTAAATTAAATCAACGTCCAGAGAGTGATACTCAATACAAATTACAAATTATGGAAGACCATGTAAATAGTGATAACACCTatcacaaaataaaaataccaCCAcaggaaaataatattcaaaatatagCCCCTTCAATTTCAAAGCCTGTAACTATCAATCCACCTACAAATCCTGTAACTATCAATCCACCTACAAATCCTGTAACTATCAATCCACCTCCAAAATCTGCAAATAAAGGGGTTAAAGAACATGAATTTAACACTAATGTATTAGAAAATAGAGTTACTAAGGGCGAAGAAATGAAATCCTTCCAAATaccatttaaaaatgatcctaaatatgataatacTCTAAGTAAAGATGTTGGTATAAGTAATAATGCTATCGATAGTGGAAATGCCAACAAATtggaaatatatgaatatgagCATAgagacataaaaaaaaccaGGGATAGTATAATAATGCTAGCAACTGAAAATGTATGCAATGATAATCCTGCTTTAGAATACTGTAAatctataaataataaatattctcATGGAACATgcccaaaaaataaaacacaaAATCTTTGTTGCTCAATTTCAAATTATtgcataaaattttttaatataaactcaaagaaatattatgattGTATGAACAAAGAGTTTATGGATCCAGCCTATCAATGTTTTCAAAAATCGAGCTATTCAAGTAAGCgaccattttttataaattacattgattcattaatatagaaactgtatatgcatatatatgcatgcttaattatatgcttatttaatttttttgtatatattttttttagatcAATACTACTTTGCTGCCGGaagtataataattatacttATATTACTTTTTGCGTCCGTTGGTTTTTATGGGAATAAGtaagttaaaaaatgtaactcattatattttccgTTAATTTTCGAATAGTTTGTGGTTAACCCGTCTATAGGGTGTTCATAATACAGAAATATGCAAGTACACacacatacatataatgcATTGGCTTGAACATTTCTTTCCCTTTCAATAGATCCGAAGAAGAGACATTCACTAATTATGAGGAATACTTATATAAATCCTATAATCAAACAATGAACAAcggtaatatatttaattagaaaatatatacttgCACACATAATTATtgatatgtaatatataacatgATACGAAACATTCGAtggatttattttattttgtattcccttatttatttaattttaattatgaattttttcatatagaTTTTAAACACATGCAAGAATATATACCTGTagatttttattaacaaaacATTGAGTTGAAGACTTATATTCCCATTTagcttatatatatatatatatatatatatatatatatatatattgtttttataccTTTTTAtgtgtaatattttaaattgtatatgatttaaattgtacttaatgatttttatttttttagtttttatttttgttattttggTTAActgttgttttttttgttaatatttgtaCAATTCAATCTATTGCCTTTACGCCTATcattatgttattttttttgtaatattttaatttattattcttcAAATTATTGTCTCAGAGAGTATATCTCAATATATGCTTTTGCGTCGATTaaaagcatatatatatatatatatcttagAAAAATCGAAACCTGTCATTTTCGATAGTAGATCATGTTTAAAGTGTGCTAAAATATaggtttttaatttatacaaaggattattatttttttgatcaCAATAAATccacataataaaataatgtttttttttgaaaaatattacatataaatcaaatattatatagatttgtgctattttttttaattaaaatgtgTTCGGTTGAAATACACAAATTTCACTATTGTGCgttattacatataaaataatatataaaaaaataatataaaaataaataaaatacaatatcaaaacaaaaaaaaatttaagcTCAATTATATCGcgtcatttaattttttttattatgaaaGTGTGAATGTagattttttcttttatgtACCACCAAATTACATGAGTTTATGTAGCAtgttttacatatattaagatataattttcttgcGTTCTAATtatcatattataatttttaatatatgaacACATAAGGTTGCTtatgcttatttttatttttcaagctccttaaatatataaatatatatatttatttattacatgatggtatgcataatattctctataaaataagacacatcatatattcattattaatacATACACTGGGTTAAAATTTTGCACAGATTTAAatggtgaaaaaaaaaattacatgtTTCATATacatgaaaaattatatgtgtatattacatatttccCATctctacatatataaaaattaagctgttctatatataatcattatacataaaaatgaataaatctacatttattttcctATTTGTATGCATCacaattaatttattttttatgtagattattgtataatacaaaaaaatacattttattttttcgttttttttttgagaaTCGTGTAACTGTTTTGAaatttatgttattatacatgtaaaaagtaaaatacaTTTAATTTGTGGCTATTTTCGTTTAAGCGTGTAATTACTGTGCACATatagtattatataattaataagctgtaaatttttttttacaataaataatatactatatatatacatgtataATACACACCACATTGTTACGTTTTACCCTTTTTAGATCGTATAAAGATAccacaataaaaaattaatttaaaaagataagaaaaaaacgtatacatatatatatttaatgcaTACACCatacttaaaaaatcaacgtcttgaaaatgttattcaataaaatgcatatgcataaaaaataaaataaaacaatagcACAAAgttaaatatagaaattgataaaaaaaaaataataaaattaaataatttgtatgttaaagtaaaaaaaaatagaaaacaGTCCTtaagatatatattatgtcaTTAAATTGATATATTTCTCAATTGCAAACTTGTTTTGGGAACTTATTAAACGGGATtgttttactttttttaatatggctacaaataattaaatgaaaaataatattataaagatTATTTTTCTGTAAATATGTCCATCCCATTTATTGAATATCTAAATGCATAGATATAatacacacacatatatatacagaCAGACACataaaaaggaatatatacatgcatataaatatatgcacataaatgtgtgtaaatataataaatatat contains:
- a CDS encoding pre-rRNA-processing protein PNO1, putative, giving the protein MTKRIIKNSVTTRDDRKNIALEKFEENDNGMNGEETRNVLTLENILQDNDIDNNKKVKNKLIFKNIKKNNDSSINKNEMRIITIPRQRISSVKNNWLELIKPIVTNLKLEIRMNKDKIEVRTCKLTEDKNNLQKSSDYIKAYLLGFSIEDALALLRIDDLYIESFQIKDVKILKGDHLSRCIGRICGSNGSTKYAIENATKTRIVIAGDKIHILGSFNNIKMARYSICSLILGSTQGKIFNKLNILAKRLKERF
- a CDS encoding duffy-binding protein; protein product: MKNITYLSFVLLMQYSFIAWNHDKKNTNLLNETCEAFQFFPLNNLKNNSGNRILYELNNPLHNIRNKAPLGNFGLKDNGNLMGKDYILSENYSSSSNRKNERNVLDNPVPVPEQKNGEVSYKDYFDNHQTSECKQKEKTEVHAWVCDEKKKNCAPSRRINLCTNRLEIIPNKIEITDYEMKESLMDYFKKFIYEDAANEGKLLLNKYDDKNNNEYCNDMVNSFGDYKNIVEGTGLTNVANANLLELKIQNIFGADDNAKRDRKIWWKRHENVIWKAMVLGKDFNEESKYENICTNYKIEDYHLQIERWAREWIHEFSIQYFKEANKINNKCIKKSNIFTESVCTDTDCKIACNAYEIWINENRFKWNTLLQSFANFKNDYFYDETCKDKAYNSLMIEFKESYEVNFENVINLDDDHYTGSCVCSSTKDNNTVIKNSLSSDPTIESTKLTDQSQNDLLPPSSTNTVPDLFKDDDDDEELNLLSHHNADSQDSSNIIPTEQITVNNEQSKLNQRPESDTQYKLQIMEDHVNSDNTYHKIKIPPQENNIQNIAPSISKPVTINPPTNPVTINPPTNPVTINPPPKSANKGVKEHEFNTNVLENRVTKGEEMKSFQIPFKNDPKYDNTLSKDVGISNNAIDSGNANKLEIYEYEHRDIKKTRDSIIMLATENVCNDNPALEYCKSINNKYSHGTCPKNKTQNLCCSISNYCIKFFNINSKKYYDCMNKEFMDPAYQCFQKSSYSNQYYFAAGSIIIILILLFASVGFYGNKSEEETFTNYEEYLYKSYNQTMNNDFKHMQEYIPVDFY